Proteins encoded within one genomic window of Zootoca vivipara chromosome 12, rZooViv1.1, whole genome shotgun sequence:
- the FZD8 gene encoding frizzled-8, which translates to MERSYLLAVAFLPLLLPAWLPGLPRSSCAASAASAAAAAAAAAAASSSSSSSASSSSASASSAKELSCQEITVPLCKGIGYNYTYMPNQFNHDTQDEAGLEVHQFWPLVEIQCSADLRFFLCSMYTPICLDDYKKPLPPCRSVCERAKAGCAPLMRQYGFAWPDRMRCDRLPEQGNQDTLCMDYNRTEAVTAAPPPPQPKPPHRKPAGGGARIPGAAVPAPPLPPPAEPPLRKARPPAPCEPGCQCRAPMVSVSSERHPLYNRVKTGQIANCALPCHNPYFSPDERAFTAFWIGLWSILCFISTFATVSTFLIDMERFKYPERPIIFLAACYLFVSLGYLVRLVAGHEKVACSGGAAAGAVPAGAGGGAAGAAAAVGGRGAAGGAAELQPELAVAEHVRYESTGPALCTVVFLLVYFFGMASSIWWVILSLTWFLAAGMKWGNEAIAGYAQYFHLAAWLLPSVKSIAVLALSSVDGDPVAGICYVGNQSLENLRGFVLAPLLIYLAIGSMFLLAGFVSLFRIRSVIKQQGGPTKTHKLEKLMIRLGLFTVLYTVPAASVVACLFYEQHNRPRWEATHNCPCLRDQQPDQARRPDYAVFMLKYFMCLVVGITSGVWVWSGKTLESWKALCTRCCWASKGTAAAVAAGSIGVVGGGGGGMVTAAAVGGLGGGAGSMYSDVSTGLTWRSGTASSVSYPKQMPLSQV; encoded by the coding sequence ATGGAGCGCAGTTACCTGTTGGCCGTGGCTTTCCTCCCGCTCTTGCTGCCGGCTTGGTTGCCGGGGCTGCCGCGCTCTAGCTGCGCCGCCTCGGCCGCTTCTGCCGCCgcggctgcagcagccgccgcagcCGCGTCGTCGTCCTCGTCCTCTTCGGCGTCTTCTTCGTCCGCGTCGGCGTCGTCTGCCAAGGAGCTGTCTTGCCAGGAGATCACGGTGCCCCTGTGCAAAGGCATCGGCTACAACTACACGTACATGCCCAACCAGTTCAACCACGACACGCAGGACGAGGCGGGGCTGGAGGTGCACCAGTTCTGGCCCCTGGTGGAGATCCAGTGCTCGGCGGACCTGCGCTTCTTCCTGTGCAGCATGTACACGCCCATCTGCTTGGACGACTACAAGAagccgctgccgccgtgccgcagCGTGTGCGAGCGGGCCAAGGCCGGCTGCGCGCCCCTCATGCGCCAGTACGGCTTCGCGTGGCCCGACCGCATGCGCTGCGACCGCCTGCCTGAACAGGGCAACCAGGACACACTCTGCATGGACTACAACCGCACCGAGGCCGTCACGGCCGCGCCGCCGCCCCCGCAGCCCAAGCCGCCGCACCGCAAGCCCGCCGGCGGCGGCGCCAGGATCCCCGGCGCGGCTGTCCcagcgccgccgctgccgccgcccgccgaGCCGCCCCTGCGCAAGGCCCGGCCTCCGGCGCCGTGCGAGCCGGGCTGCCAGTGCCGCGCGCCCATGGTGTCCGTGTCGAGCGAGCGCCACCCGCTCTACAACCGCGTCAAGACGGGCCAGATCGCCAACTGCGCGCTGCCCTGCCACAACCCGTACTTCAGCCCCGACGAGCGCGCCTTCACCGCTTTCTGGATCGGCCTGTGGTCCATCCTGTGCTTCATCTCCACCTTTGCCACCGTCTCCACGTTCCTCATCGACATGGAGCGCTTCAAGTACCCGGAGCGGCCCATCATCTTCCTGGCCGCCTGCTACCTCTTCGTCTCCTTGGGCTACCTGGTGCGCCTCGTCGCTGGCCACGAGAAAGTGGCTTGCAGCGGCGGCGCAGCGGCGGGTGCAGTaccggcgggcgccggaggggGCGCTGCAGGAGCAGCCGCGGCAGTCGGAGGGCGCGGGGCGGCAGGGGGCGCTGCGGAGCTGCAGCCGGAACTAGCCGTGGCGGAGCACGTGCGCTATGAGAGCACTGGCCCTGCCCTGTGCACAGTGGTCTTCCTGCTGGTGTACTTCTTTGGCAtggccagctccatctggtgggTCATCCTGTCCCTCACCTGGTTCCTGGCAGCTGGCATGAAGTGGGGCAACGAAGCTATAGCGGGCTATGCACAGTACTTCCACCTGGccgcctggctgctgcccagcGTCAAGTCCATTGCCGTGCTGGCGCTCAGCTCTGTGGACGGGGACCCTGTGGCGGGCATCTGCTACGTGGGCAACCAGAGCCTGGAGAACTTGCGGGGCTTTGTGCTGGCCCCCTTGCTGATATACCTGGCCATTGGCTCCATgttcctgcttgcgggctttgTCTCGCTCTTCCGCATCCGCAGCGTCATCAAGCAGCAAGGGGGCCCCACCAAGACGCACAAGCTGGAGAAGCTCATGATCCGCCTGGGCCTCTTCACCGTCCTCTACACGGTCCCGGCCGCCAGCGTGGTGGCCTGCCTCTTTTACGAGCAGCACAACCGCCCCCGCTGGGAGGCCACGCACAACTGCCCTTGCCTGCGGGACCAGCAGCCCGATCAGGCGCGCCGGCCAGACTACGCGGTCTTTATGCTCAAGTACTTCATGTGCCTCGTGGTGGGCATCACGTCCGGAGTGTGGGTCTGGTCTGGGAAGACTCTGGAGTCCTGGAAGGCGCTCTGCACCCGTTGCTGCTGGGCCAGCAAGGGGACGGCCGCCGCAGTGGCGGCAGGGAGCATCGGAGTAGTTGGCGGTGGCGGAGGGGGCATGGTGACTGCGGCTGCGGTGGGGGGACTTGGGGGCGGAGCGGGGTCCATGTACAGCGACGTCAGCACCGGCTTAACGTGGAGGTCTGGCACCGCCAGCTCAGTCTCGTATCCAAAACAGATGCCCTTGTCCCAGGTGTAA